A stretch of Vigna angularis cultivar LongXiaoDou No.4 chromosome 4, ASM1680809v1, whole genome shotgun sequence DNA encodes these proteins:
- the LOC108331173 gene encoding uncharacterized protein LOC108331173 yields MAKINDEQQQSTTRSSIMEWKHMHPLHQIAETPTHKLLLKQWLKEEELINTRIALKETQIDSTRKEITTLYIFFFLFHSTTLMLLFNSSQSSPSSSCHKSWFPSLCSLLFSLGIMWALRYKSAVEAHMERMLLREKEDKGLLGKCVEELKKKGLEFDLMKEVDALRRAKSLRVETKDVRKWSSRDFVFLFFFSMACFSLVLTRIILCS; encoded by the coding sequence ATGGCTAAAATTAACGACGAACAACAACAGAGCACAACGAGATCATCGATCATGGAGTGGAAGCACATGCACCCACTTCACCAAATCGCTGAAACACCGACGCACAAGCTCCTCCTGAAGCAGTGGCTTAAAGAAGAGGAACTCATCAATACCCGCATAGCTCTGAAGGAGACTCAAATAGATTCTACGCGCAAAGAGATCACCACACTCtacatcttcttcttcctcttccactCCACCACTCTCATGCTCCTCTTCAACTCTTCACAATCATCACCGTCTTCTTCCTGTCACAAGTCATGGTTCCCTTCACTTTGCTCTCTGCTATTCTCTCTCGGAATCATGTGGGCCCTGCGCTACAAAAGCGCTGTGGAGGCTCACATGGAGAGGATGCTGCTGCGGGAGAAGGAGGACAAAGGGTTGCTGGGTAAGTGCGTGgaggagttgaagaagaaagggtTGGAGTTTGATTTGATGAAGGAGGTGGATGCTTTGAGGAGAGCCAAGAGTTTGAGGGTGGAGACCAAAGATGTTAGGAAATGGTCTTCAAGGgactttgttttcttgtttttcttctccATGGCTTGCTTCTCTCTTGTTCTCACAAGGATCATCTTGTGCAGTTAG